In the genome of Helicobacter ibis, one region contains:
- a CDS encoding coproporphyrinogen III oxidase family protein codes for MIKNNVSTRFIDAIMRFSTKNYLHLQKTNLTKLPPPNEQKTKDKEYLLYMHVPFCATICTYCSFNRFIFQEDKARAYFRSLREEMQMVKDLGYDFSSIYVGGGTTAILPDELCKTLELARKLFGIKEVSCEGDPNSLHKDLLYSLRGLVDRLSIGVQTFDDNILKKVSRYDKFGSGNEIIKRLENTIGILPTLNVDLIFNFPNQTEKTLDYDLQTIKNLKPNQVSIYPLMSSPSVKSAIKRSMGLVSLDNEARLYEQILDTMKDDFTQLSSWAFSYKEKEIFDEYVVDNDEYVGIGSGSFSFLDGTLYVNTFSLKEYSQKIQNKQMGIARERKYSKKARLQYRLMVELFGGEANIKRFKEKYNSNMEIDLFKEILFLKLTKNIYKQGDSYFPTMQGKYLFLSMMKEFYIGMDRVREESRAALKEEDM; via the coding sequence ATGATAAAAAACAATGTTTCTACAAGATTCATAGACGCTATTATGCGTTTTTCTACAAAAAATTATTTACATTTACAAAAAACAAATTTAACAAAACTACCTCCTCCAAATGAACAAAAGACTAAAGACAAAGAGTATCTTTTATATATGCATGTGCCATTTTGTGCGACTATTTGCACTTATTGTTCATTTAATAGATTCATATTCCAAGAAGACAAGGCAAGAGCATATTTTAGGTCATTAAGAGAAGAAATGCAAATGGTAAAGGACTTGGGCTATGACTTTAGCTCAATTTATGTAGGAGGAGGGACTACTGCTATTTTGCCAGATGAACTTTGCAAAACACTAGAATTGGCAAGAAAATTATTTGGCATAAAAGAAGTATCATGCGAGGGAGACCCAAATAGTCTGCACAAAGACTTGCTATACAGCCTAAGAGGACTTGTGGATAGGCTATCAATAGGCGTTCAAACATTTGATGATAATATCTTAAAAAAAGTAAGCAGATATGATAAGTTTGGCAGTGGCAATGAAATTATAAAAAGACTAGAAAACACCATAGGAATCTTACCTACATTAAATGTGGATTTAATTTTCAACTTCCCAAACCAAACAGAAAAAACGCTAGATTATGACCTGCAAACTATAAAGAATCTAAAACCAAATCAAGTATCAATCTATCCGCTAATGTCATCACCATCGGTAAAAAGTGCAATAAAGCGTTCCATGGGATTAGTCAGCCTAGATAATGAAGCAAGATTATATGAGCAAATTTTAGATACCATGAAAGATGACTTCACACAGCTATCTAGCTGGGCATTTTCATATAAAGAAAAAGAGATTTTTGACGAATATGTAGTAGATAACGATGAGTATGTAGGTATAGGTTCTGGTTCTTTTAGCTTTTTAGATGGCACACTTTATGTAAATACATTCTCCCTAAAAGAATACTCACAAAAAATACAAAACAAACAAATGGGAATAGCTAGAGAAAGAAAGTATTCAAAAAAAGCAAGACTGCAATATAGGCTAATGGTAGAGCTATTTGGAGGAGAAGCAAATATAAAAAGATTCAAAGAAAAATACAATTCAAACATGGAGATAGACTTATTTAAAGAAATTTTATTTTTAAAATTAACCAAAAATATATACAAACAAGGCGATAGCTATTTCCCTACAATGCAAGGAAAATATCTGTTTTTATCAATGATGAAAGAATTTTACATAGGTATGGATAGAGTGCGAGAGGAATCAAGAGCCGCACTAAAAGAAGAAGATATGTAA
- the pseI gene encoding pseudaminic acid synthase, producing MQTSTFLVAELSANHNQDKNLALKTIKAAKDSGASAIKLQTYTPQCMTIDSKLDYFKIKGTIWNDRNYYELYKEAMTPWEWHRELFDYANELGLVCFSTPFSKEGVDFLESINNPIYKIASFEIVDLELISYIAQTKKPIIISKGIATKEEIHDALEVCKNVSDITLLQCTSSYPAPLNEANLMLIPKLKEDFKEFNIKVGLSDHTLGITAPITAVALGAKVIEKHFILDRNLGGVDSTFSLEPDEFKKMTEKIQEVEELLGNGSYELSQKQIDGRIFMRSLFAIKDIKKGEAFTRDNIKSIRPGYGLPPKMMHEILGKKATKNINMGEPLQNSDFES from the coding sequence ATGCAGACAAGCACATTTTTGGTAGCAGAATTATCAGCAAATCACAATCAAGATAAGAATCTAGCACTAAAAACAATAAAAGCCGCCAAGGATTCTGGTGCTTCAGCAATCAAACTCCAAACATACACACCACAATGCATGACTATTGATTCAAAATTAGATTATTTTAAAATAAAAGGCACTATATGGAATGATAGAAATTATTATGAATTATATAAAGAAGCCATGACGCCATGGGAGTGGCACAGAGAGCTATTTGATTATGCAAATGAGTTAGGATTGGTGTGCTTTTCTACTCCATTTAGCAAAGAAGGTGTAGATTTTTTAGAATCTATAAATAATCCAATTTACAAGATTGCTTCATTTGAGATAGTTGATTTAGAACTAATTTCATATATTGCGCAGACCAAAAAACCAATCATAATCTCAAAAGGAATAGCAACAAAAGAAGAAATACATGACGCACTAGAAGTTTGCAAAAATGTAAGTGATATAACCCTGCTTCAATGCACAAGCTCATATCCAGCACCACTAAATGAAGCAAATCTAATGCTAATACCAAAACTAAAAGAAGATTTCAAAGAATTTAATATAAAAGTCGGACTATCAGACCACACACTAGGCATCACTGCACCAATAACAGCAGTAGCACTAGGTGCAAAGGTAATTGAAAAACACTTCATACTAGATAGGAATCTAGGTGGCGTAGATAGCACATTTAGCCTAGAGCCAGATGAATTTAAAAAAATGACAGAAAAGATTCAAGAAGTAGAAGAACTGCTAGGAAATGGGAGCTATGAATTAAGCCAAAAGCAAATTGATGGACGAATCTTTATGAGATCACTCTTTGCTATAAAAGACATAAAAAAAGGTGAAGCATTTACAAGAGACAATATAAAATCCATAAGACCGGGCTATGGACTACCACCAAAAATGATGCACGAGATATTAGGCAAAAAAGCTACAAAAAATATTAACATGGGAGAACCGCTACAAAATAGTGATTTTGAAAGTTAA
- a CDS encoding penicillin-binding transpeptidase domain-containing protein, giving the protein MRNPTQKLSLIFLLLFSIAYANTNIDSTNKLQTNSTLQKLFSKYDIKGTIIINMQGKLISNDTSRAKVRYMPASTFKIYHALIGLDLGIMRDSEDIFYHYDGKPVSLEAWRSDACLKSGMQISQVPAFKELARKIGREKMQSYLYKLHYGNEKIGKNIDDFWLDDSLQINALEQLELITSLSNLSLPVSKKAQQEVIKIKYTIYGKTGLSKWDNSGISWFVGFVEVASSTKGKIAGDTKFKGVSHKVRYTFAFNADSKSLEKYAKAHNLPQRAQIEFVKEYLGAIGFV; this is encoded by the coding sequence ATAAGGAATCCCACACAAAAACTCTCTTTAATCTTTTTACTGCTTTTTAGCATAGCCTATGCAAATACAAATATAGATTCTACAAATAAATTGCAAACTAACTCTACTTTGCAAAAGCTTTTTAGCAAATATGATATCAAAGGCACAATTATTATAAATATGCAAGGAAAGCTTATAAGCAATGATACAAGTAGAGCCAAAGTGCGTTATATGCCTGCCTCTACTTTTAAAATTTATCATGCACTTATTGGGCTTGATCTAGGTATCATGCGTGATAGTGAGGATATTTTTTATCACTATGATGGAAAGCCTGTAAGTTTGGAAGCTTGGAGAAGTGATGCATGCCTTAAAAGCGGTATGCAAATCTCACAAGTCCCTGCATTTAAAGAGTTAGCAAGAAAGATTGGTAGGGAGAAAATGCAAAGCTATCTGTATAAGCTCCATTATGGAAATGAAAAGATTGGCAAGAATATCGATGATTTTTGGCTTGATGATAGTTTGCAAATTAATGCATTAGAGCAATTAGAACTTATTACTAGCTTAAGTAATCTTAGCCTACCGGTATCTAAAAAGGCACAGCAAGAGGTGATTAAGATAAAATATACTATTTATGGTAAAACAGGCTTAAGCAAATGGGATAACTCTGGGATATCATGGTTTGTGGGGTTTGTAGAGGTTGCTTCTAGCACAAAGGGTAAGATTGCAGGGGATACAAAATTTAAAGGAGTTTCTCACAAGGTTCGTTATACCTTTGCTTTTAATGCAGATTCTAAAAGCTTAGAAAAGTATGCAAAAGCACACAATCTCCCACAAAGAGCACAAATTGAATTTGTAAAAGAGTATTTGGGAGCTATTGGCTTTGTATAG